The following are encoded in a window of Anopheles gambiae chromosome X, idAnoGambNW_F1_1, whole genome shotgun sequence genomic DNA:
- the LOC4575966 gene encoding uncharacterized protein LOC4575966: MCLSLLPIRIELWEAAQRPHPLCQSTISTGMERFGPHLTLLVAALACLSALDQPGIYRKYLRTRKPSQPAELHVEEVLEVFRTEAQPSRYGVGNALVNRFLARQLQLQLQTSTSTTTTRRTTAATTTTTTTERPEHTTFRTPVYENQNPNYNYLFRPSITATKYGGKPAAGTIVIKEADSLSTAANNTSPNNPECPKHHKADIWGYCRKVVQF; this comes from the coding sequence ATGTGTTTGTCACTGCTGCCCATTCGGATTGAGCTTTGGGAAGCGGCACAGCGGCCGCATCCGCTTTGCCAGTCCACTATCAGCACCGGGATGGAGCGGTTTGGCCCGCATCTCACCCTGCTAGTGGCAGCGCTTGCCTGCCTGTCGGCACTCGACCAGCCCGGCATCTACCGGAAGTATCTGCGCACGCGCAAACCCTCCCAGCCGGCCGAGCTGCACGTGGAGGAGGTGCTGGAGGTGTTCCGCACCGAGGCGCAACCTTCACGGTACGGCGTGGGCAACGCGCTGGTGAATCGCTTCCTTGCCCGGCAGCTGCAGCTCCAGCTACAGACCAGTACgtcaacgacgacgacgaggaggaccACTgcggcaacgacgacgacgacgacgacagagCGCCCCGAGCACACCACCTTCCGGACGCCGGTGTACGAGAACCAGAACCCGAACTACAACTACCTGTTTCGGCCATCGATCACGGCGACCAAATATGGCGGCAAGCCGGCAGCGGGCACCATCGTCATCAAGGAGGCGGATTCACTGTCAACGGCGGCAAACAATACGTCGCCCAATAACCCCGAGTGTCCCAAACACCATAAAGCGGACATATGGGGCTACTGCCGAAAGGTGGTACAGTTCTGA
- the LOC11175556 gene encoding uncharacterized protein LOC11175556 produces MGSKVLLSVGVLLVVAAAMVASKSVPEQRSHLDLAELDSSEEQPGTIDRVKGFFGDLSTKVKEGVQEGVVKVKDGVKKGSVKAKEYATNVRDYLRDKFSSDSKEAEVTTSTTTTTAKSVTGF; encoded by the coding sequence ATGGGTTCGAAGGTGCTACTGTCCGtcggtgtgctgctggtggtcgcGGCAGCAATGGTTGCGTCCAAGTCGGTGCCGGAGCAACGCTCCCATCTCGATCTGGCCGAGCTGGACTCGAGCGAGGAGCAGCCGGGCACGATCGATCGTGTGAAGGGCTTCTTCGGCGACCTGTCCACCAAGGTGAAGGAGGGCGTGCAGGAGGGCGTCGTCAAGGTGAAGGACGGCGTCAAGAAGGGTTCGGTCAAGGCGAAGGAGTACGCGACGAACGTGCGCGACTACCTGCGGGACAAGTTTAGCAGCGACTCGAAGGAGGCGGAGGTAACGACCAGCACAACGACCACCACTGCGAAATCAGTTACCGGATTCTGA
- the LOC5666779 gene encoding uncharacterized protein LOC5666779 yields MATQLLWLCVAAAAALLVCSNPTHGTPIDTVTAHNPLPVPTATDGSAGLESLLPTKVTEVASGTTETSKMSRFLDDFTSAFKQGTAKMKESLESAASSVKDGVMQGYDYVRSKLTGGGAGPDPSTPTAPADDAASNATSSTTSTASALTAPVAPSTVRPAISGGAAGLSDAAAIGVSNEPARIVPNDDEDDERIFFNDKDYTAVKPLDGSEDERDVTESLVTTTVAVDNRFIIAGPLACKSGQEVVNGKCRNVF; encoded by the coding sequence ATGGCAACGCAACtgttgtggctgtgtgtagcagcagcagcagcactgctGGTCTGCTCGAACCCGACCCACGGCACACCGATCGACACGGTGACGGCACACAACCCGCTGCCCGTGCCAACGGCCACCGATGGTTCGGCCGGGCTGGAGTCGCTCCTCCCGACCAAGGTGACCGAGGTGGCGAGCGGCACCACCGAAACTAGCAAGATGTCCCGCTTTCTCGACGACTTCACGTCCGCCTTCAAGCAGGGCACGGCCAAGATGAAGGAGAGCCTGGAGAGCGCCGCCAGCTCGGTAAAGGACGGCGTGATGCAGGGGTACGACTACGTGCGCAGCAAGCTGACCGGTGGTGGCGCCGGGCCCGACCCGTCCACCCCGACCGCACCGGCCGACGACGCCGCCAGCAATGCCACCTCCTCAACCACCTCGACCGCGTCGGCCCTCACCGCCCCGGTCGCCCCATCAACCGTGCGGCCAGCAATCAGTGGCGGTGCCGCCGGCCTGTCCGACGCCGCCGCCATCGGCGTGTCGAACGAACCGGCCCGCATCGTGCcgaacgacgacgaggacgacgagcgGATCTTCTTCAACGACAAGGACTACACCGCGGTCAAGCCGCTCGACGGCAGCGAGGACGAGCGGGACGTCACCGAGTCCCTGGTCACGACGACCGTCGCCGTCGACAACCGGTTCATCATAGCCGGGCCGCTCGCGTGCAAGAGCGGGCAGGAGGTGGTCAACGGGAAGTGTCGAAATGTGTTCTGA
- the LOC1272277 gene encoding cecropin-C produces the protein MNFKLIFLVALVLMAAFLGQTEGRRFKKFLKKVEGAGRRVANAAQKGLPLAAGVKGLVG, from the exons atgAACTTCAAGCTGATCTTTCTCGTCGCGCTGGTTCTGATGGCTGCGTTCCTGGGCCAAACCGAGGGTCGTCGGTTCAAGAAGTTCCTGAAGAAAGTG GAAGGCGCAGGCCGACGAGTAGCTAATGCAGCCCAGAAGGGTTTGCCGCTGGCGGCGGGCGTAAAGGGTCTCGTTGGATAA
- the LOC1272403 gene encoding cecropin-A produces MNFSKIFIFVVLAVLLLCSQTEAGRLKKLGKKIEGAGKRVFKAAEKALPVVAGVKALG; encoded by the exons ATGAACTTCTCCAAGATCTTCATCTTTGTCGTGCTGGCAGTGCTATTGCTCTGCAGTCAGACGGAAGCGGGACGGCTGAAGAAGCTGGGAAAGAAAATT GAGGGAGCCGGCAAGCGAGTGTTCAAGGCAGCAGAGAAGGCCCTACCGGTGGTGGCAGGCGTTAAGGCGCTCGGTTAG
- the LOC1272282 gene encoding cecropin-B, producing the protein MNFTKLFILVAIAVLVVVGVQPVDGAPRWKFGKRLEKLGRNVFRAAKKALPVIAGYKALG; encoded by the exons ATGAACTTCACCAAGCTGTTCATCCTGGTGGCGATTGCGGTCCTGGTGGTCGTTGGCGTACAGCCAGTCGATGGTGCGCCGCGGTGGAAGTTCGGCAAGCGGTTG GAGAAGCTCGGACGCAATGTGTTTCGGGCGGCTAAGAAAGCGCTGCCCGTCATTGCCGGCTACAAAGCTCTTGGATAG